Below is a window of Chloroflexota bacterium DNA.
ATGAGGGATGCCAAGATCACTCAAATATACGAAGGTGCCAATCAGGTCGTCAGAAATACCATCGCCCTGGAGCTGCTGAAAAGAAAGGCCAGACAAGAATGAATGTTGTGGTATGCATCAAGCAGGTGCCCAGCAAAATCAAGATAGAAATTGACCCTCAGACCAATACCTTGATCAGAGGAGGTTCCGACAACACCATCAACCCGTTTGACATGTACGCCCTGGAGGAAGGTATTCGGCTGAAGGAAAGGTACCAGGGTAAGGTTATCGTTATCAGCATGGGCCCACCCCAAGCAGAGGAAACCTTGAAAGAAGCCATTGCCCTCGGCGCGGATGAAGCAATCTTATTAAGCGATCCCGTCTTTGAGGGTTCTGACACATGGGCTACTTCCTATGTCTTATCCAAAGGGTTAATGAGACTGGGGCATTTCGATATCGTACTCTGCGGCAGGCAGTCAATAGACGGCGAAACCGGACAGGTGGGGCCACAGCTTGCTGAACTTATGGGACTGCCATTCGTGTCATATGTCAGCAAAGTCGAAGAAATGCGAGACGGGCAGATGAAGATGCAGAGAATGGTTGAGGGGGGGCATCAGCTAATTGAGATGACTCTTCCCGGCGTGATTAGCGTAGTAAAAGAGATAAATGTGCCGCGACTACCTTCTCTCCGCGGCCTTATGCAATCAAAGAAGGGCAGGATCACCACCTGGACTGCCCAGGAGCTAGGTGTGGACGTTAACAAGGTGGGATTATCAGGCTCGCCTACTCAAATAGTCAAGGTTTTCTACCCACAGAGGATTCGTCAAGTAGAGCTACTTCAAGGCAGTATGGAAAGCCAAGTGAACCAGCTTATAGAGAAACTGAGAGAAACCAAAGTACTGTGAAGGGCGAGAGGAGATGACTGTGGACAGCAATAGCCCTGGAGAAGTCTGGGTATTCGCAGAGCATGCAAATGGCAGGATAAAAGGTATCGCCTACGAGCTGATAACCAAGGGGCGAAAGCTAGCCGATGATCTGGGAACCAAGCTCTCTGCAATATGCTTTGGCCACGGTATCGAAGGTGTAGAACAACTGACCGCCTATGGGGCTGATAAGGTCTACGTAGTAGATGATCCCGCCTCTGCTGAGCAAGAAGAGGAATTTACCTCTAAGGAACTGGTTGACCTTATCCAGCGCCAGAAACCAGCGATCCTGCTCGCCGGTGCAACCGCACTGGGTTCCTCCTTGATTCCCAGAGTAGCCGCCGCATTAGAAACAGGGCTCACCGCCAACTGCACCGGCCTCGAAATTGATCCGGAAACTAAACTCCTGGTGCAAACGCGTCCTTCCTACGGCGGCATCATTATGGCAAGCATCACCTGCCCAAAGAGAAGGCCGCAGATGGCCACTGTCCGTCCCCATGCATTCAAAAAGGGTAGGCCTGATCAAACCCGCCAAGGGGAAGTGGTAAGGGTGGACTTTGGCAAAAAGCCTGTCACTTCAAGAACCAAGCTGCTCAATGTGATCAATGACCTGAACACGAAGATTAAACTCGAAGAGGCCGATATTATTGTTTGCGGTGGTCGTGGATTAGTGAAAGCAGAGAATTTCCATATCTTAGCTGAATTAGCTGAAGTGCTCGGAGCAGCACTGGGTTCCTCTCGCCCTCCGGTAGATGATGGCTGGATCGCCTATTCTCACCAGATTGGACAGACCGGCAAGACCATTTCTCCCAAGTTGTATATTGCTTGCGGCATCTCCGGAGCGCCTCAACACCTGGCCGGAATGCAGACTTCCGAGATCATTGTGGCCATCAACGAAGACCCCAGAGCCCCCATATTCGAAATGGCCACCTATGGCATCGTGGGAGATCTCTTCAAGGTAGTACCTATGCTCACCACAAAGCTCAGAGAACTTCGTAGCGGGTGAATTTCGGTTGAGTCCAGGGACTCTTTACCCCACTCTTCATCGCCTATCGAAAGAAGGGCTCCTATCTGCAGAAAAGAGAATAGTTGATGGCAAGATGCGCAAATACTATGTAATAACGGAACAAGGGTTAGCGGCCCTTGACGAAGCTAAGAAGAAGATCACAGAACTGGTCAATGAGGTGATCCTGGACAGATAGATGGTAGAACAAGGGAAACAAGGGAGTAAAAAAGGGTTATTCGGGATCAGCCGTAATGTCTTCTTCCTTGGCTGGGTAAGCCTTCTCACTGATGTCTCGAGTGAGATGATCTTCACTGTCACACCCCTTTTCCTGCTCAATGTGCTCCGGGTGGGCACACCAGTCATTGGACTCATTGAGGGAATTGCCGAGAGTACCGCAAGCTTTTTTAAGTTGTTCAGTGGTTGGCTCAGTGATCGTCTGGGACGCAGGAAAGACCTGGCTGTTTTTGGATACGGCCTCTCTACCCTGGCAAAGCCCTTCCTGTACTTCGCCGGTTCTTGGGGGGCTGTACTGGCAGTACGCTTCACCGACAGGCTGGGAAAGGGAATTAGAGCTTCACCTCGCGATGCCCTGGTCGCTGATTCCACCTCTTCAAAGGAAATGGGAAAAAGTTTTGGTTTCCATCGAGCCATGGATACCATGGGGGCAGTCATTGGTCTATCTATAGCTGTGTTTATCATCTATTTGGTGCAGAAGGATACGTTTGAACTTACCTGGAAATCGTTCCGAGTCCTGGTTTTGGCTGGGATTGGACCTGCAGTGTTGGCTTTGCTCCTGCTCCTAATCTTTGTCCGAGAGAAGAGGAGAAAAGCCTCACCAGAATCCAGCAACGATGACACAGGACAATCGTCACAACGCACAGGTGAGGCCAAGACAGGGTTCAATCTGCACTTCAAGCTCTTCCTGTTGATAATGTTGGTGTTTAACCTGGGTAACTCAAGCGATGTCTTCCTTACCCTGCGAGCACAGAACCTCGGCTTTTCGGTTCTCCAGATCCTCATTATGTTTGTGGTTTTCAACCTGGTTTACGCTTTAACCTCTCTCCCCGCAGGATTGATTTCAGATAGGCTTGGTAGAAGAAGTGTCATCATAATTGGCTGGTTGTTCTATGCGCTAACCTACTTTGGATTTGCTGTGGCATCAGCAGCCTGGCAAGTGTGGCTTCTGTTTGCGCTCTACGGGCTGTACTATGGGATATCTGAAGGAGTATGCCGGGCTTTTGTCTGTGATCTAGTGCCGGTTGACAGGAGGGGTACTGCCTATGGGCTTTATCACACCGTAATTGGTCTCTCTTTGCTGCCAGCGAGTCTGATTGCCGGTTGGCTATGGTATCTCATCGGGCCAGCAGCACCCTTCTTCTTCGGGGCATCGATGTCAGGAGCAGCAATGGTGGGGCTATGGCTTCTGATCAGGCAACAAACAAATAAAGCAACAAACATTGCACAGGCCAAGCATTCAAGATAGAGTTAATGCAAACGTGAAATGCCATTTGAACATCTAGATTTTGGGGCACCTGGAGGATTGCCTTGCGCATTGTCCGCCTGGGTCTGACCAACTTCCGCAACTACCGTCAGTTGGAATTAAGACTGCCACCTCGTTTGGTAGTTATCCAAGGAGACAATGCTCAGGGAAAAACGAACCTCCTGGAGGCCATCCATATGCTGGCCACAACAAAGTCCCACCGGGCTTCTAGCGACAGAGATCTCATCCATCAGGCCGCTACCAGAGAGGATTTGTCATTTGCCCGCATCTCGGCTGATGTTCAAAGAGAGC
It encodes the following:
- a CDS encoding electron transfer flavoprotein subunit beta/FixA family protein, which translates into the protein MNVVVCIKQVPSKIKIEIDPQTNTLIRGGSDNTINPFDMYALEEGIRLKERYQGKVIVISMGPPQAEETLKEAIALGADEAILLSDPVFEGSDTWATSYVLSKGLMRLGHFDIVLCGRQSIDGETGQVGPQLAELMGLPFVSYVSKVEEMRDGQMKMQRMVEGGHQLIEMTLPGVISVVKEINVPRLPSLRGLMQSKKGRITTWTAQELGVDVNKVGLSGSPTQIVKVFYPQRIRQVELLQGSMESQVNQLIEKLRETKVL
- a CDS encoding electron transfer flavoprotein subunit alpha/FixB family protein, whose amino-acid sequence is MTVDSNSPGEVWVFAEHANGRIKGIAYELITKGRKLADDLGTKLSAICFGHGIEGVEQLTAYGADKVYVVDDPASAEQEEEFTSKELVDLIQRQKPAILLAGATALGSSLIPRVAAALETGLTANCTGLEIDPETKLLVQTRPSYGGIIMASITCPKRRPQMATVRPHAFKKGRPDQTRQGEVVRVDFGKKPVTSRTKLLNVINDLNTKIKLEEADIIVCGGRGLVKAENFHILAELAEVLGAALGSSRPPVDDGWIAYSHQIGQTGKTISPKLYIACGISGAPQHLAGMQTSEIIVAINEDPRAPIFEMATYGIVGDLFKVVPMLTTKLRELRSG
- a CDS encoding MFS transporter produces the protein MVEQGKQGSKKGLFGISRNVFFLGWVSLLTDVSSEMIFTVTPLFLLNVLRVGTPVIGLIEGIAESTASFFKLFSGWLSDRLGRRKDLAVFGYGLSTLAKPFLYFAGSWGAVLAVRFTDRLGKGIRASPRDALVADSTSSKEMGKSFGFHRAMDTMGAVIGLSIAVFIIYLVQKDTFELTWKSFRVLVLAGIGPAVLALLLLLIFVREKRRKASPESSNDDTGQSSQRTGEAKTGFNLHFKLFLLIMLVFNLGNSSDVFLTLRAQNLGFSVLQILIMFVVFNLVYALTSLPAGLISDRLGRRSVIIIGWLFYALTYFGFAVASAAWQVWLLFALYGLYYGISEGVCRAFVCDLVPVDRRGTAYGLYHTVIGLSLLPASLIAGWLWYLIGPAAPFFFGASMSGAAMVGLWLLIRQQTNKATNIAQAKHSR